Proteins from one Saccharomyces eubayanus strain FM1318 chromosome XI, whole genome shotgun sequence genomic window:
- the SPE1 gene encoding ornithine decarboxylase SPE1, whose product MSSAQIDNALSSSTTTLVDLPNNSTSIQRKQYPKDDKALNRLLVELKNNPDSNILPHDQSHSEIFQALKTRIGKINNETCDPGEENSFFICDLGEIKRLYYNWVKELPRIKPFYAVKCNPNPEVLSLLAELGANFDCASKVEIDRALSINISPDRIIYANPCKVASFIRYAASRNVMKSTFDNVEELYKIKRFHPESQLLLRIATDDSTAQCRLSAKYGCEMDKVDSLLKCIKELGLNLAGVSFHVGSGASDFTSLYKAVRDARTVFEKAANKYNLPPLKILDIGGGFQFESFKESTAVLRLALDEFFPVGCGVDLIAEPGRYFVATAFTLATHIIAKRKLSEKEAMIYTNDGVYGNMNCILFDHQAPHPKTLYHDSKFYYDDFESTSADLEPVNKTRATYPYKVSIWGPTCDGLDCIAKEYYMKHDVVVGDWFYFPNLGAYTSSAATQFNGFDQTADIVYINSESD is encoded by the coding sequence ATGTCTAGTGCTCAAATCGACAATGCTCTGTCGAGTTCTACCACTACTCTAGTAGACCTGCCTAATAACTCTACTTCCATCCAGAGAAAACAATACCCCAAGGACGACAAGGCCCTCAATAGGCTACTAGTTGAACTAAAGAATAACCCTGACTCGAACATCCTTCCGCATGATCAATCACATtctgaaattttccaaGCTTTGAAAACTCGCATTGGTAAGATCAATAATGAAACCTGTGATCCCGGTGAAGAGAactcttttttcatatgCGATTTGGgtgaaataaaaagattGTATTATAATTGGGTCAAAGAACTACCAAGAATCAAGCCATTTTATGCGGTCAAGTGTAATCCCAACCCCGAGGTTCTTTCATTGTTAGCAGAATTAGGCGCTAACTTTGACTGTGCTTCCAAAGTAGAGATTGACAGAGCACTATCAATAAACATTTCTCCAGATAGAATCATATACGCCAACCCTTGTAAAGTAGCGTCTTTTATTAGATATGCAGCATCAAGAAATGTAATGAAGTCTACTTTCGATAATGTGGAAGAACTATACAAGATCAAACGATTCCATCCCGAGTCTCAATTATTATTAAGAATTGCCACTGATGATTCTACAGCTCAATGCCGGCTTTCTGCCAAATACGGGTGCGAGATGGATAAGGTAGACTCGTTATTGAAATGCATCAAAGAATTGGGTTTGAATTTAGCGGGTGTTTCATTTCATGTTGGCTCAGGTGCTTCTGATTTCACGAGCTTATACAAGGCTGTCAGAGACGCAAGAAcagtatttgaaaaagccGCTAACAAATACAACTTGCCgcctttgaagattttagaTATAGGTGGCGGATTCCAATTCGAATCTTTCAAGGAATCAACTGCTGTTTTGCGTTTAGCTTTGGACGAATTCTTTCCTGTGGGTTGTGGTGTTGATCTAATTGCTGAGCCTGGTAGATACTTTGTGGCCACGGCGTTCACTTTAGCAACTCACATAATCGCCAAGAGAAAGCTATCAGAAAAGGAAGCGATGATTTATACAAATGACGGTGTTTACGGAAACATGAACTGTATTTTATTTGACCATCAAGCGCCTCACCCAAAGACTTTATACCACGATTCGAAATTCTACTACGACGATTTTGAATCCACCAGTGCCGACCTCGAACCTGTTAATAAGACAAGAGCCACATATCCGTATAAAGTGTCCATTTGGGGTCCTACATGTGACGGTTTGGATTGTATTGCCAAAGAATACTATATGAAGCatgatgttgttgtcgGCGATTGGTTTTATTTCCCTAATCTGGGCGCCTATACTTCGTCTGCCGCTACTCAATTTAACGGTTTTGACCAGACAGCGGACATCGTTTACATCAATTCTGAATCCGACTAA
- the ASH1 gene encoding DNA-binding transcription repressor ASH1, with product MSSLYLKSPLHAFSAGPDSHANGSYFDNLLLPSFSKLSSNNSNNNDDNNNNNNNNITAGNNIHSACPRKYSFHSLNVSPILPPLSLANEILGKKSNTAPASPHHMAYNPISSLTPNSSPEFNKASLSQISFTNPLNYGSHLGISTHSQAQLPLLDRLSTVSFSKRPEHCQQSLPSLRHLQLLPSPLQQENAARFPDTSKRTPYWKTNLTHWCKDTNYQDYVKIREEVAHFKPLSIPNLAHENNDNSNREGSFHSKESESNRSSKHHSSSDYTFARTKLIPSILEPKDQFKDLSNNAWSIIPPVTPPMSPPTNRTMERTSSKDTNISFFEDQPNNNDPIFNPIISEKLVQEVKQQRQLKRNSFPTPTPSHKKTNSFKALQMKKLLANRDILSNNSKSSIRKPAKNKITKQASNVFGNTARQLVMKLDNPSYSSVTSSPSPSTPTKSGKARSRSSSPVRPKAPTQSPISPNYHRFALDSPPQSPRRSSNSSITKKGSRRSSGSSPTRHHTRVCVSCHSSDSPCWRPSWSPRKQDQLCNSCGLRYKKTHTRCLNDICRKIPTKGEINIMKSNGIDREFVPERNCEIEGYRCLFCNYITETVEN from the coding sequence atgtcaagTTTATACCTCAAGTCACCGTTACATGCATTTTCTGCTGGTCCAGACTCACATGCAAACGGATCGTATTTTGATAACTTATTACTTCCTTCGTTCTCCAAATTATCGAGTAACaacagtaataataatgatgataataataataacaataataataatattacgGCTGGTAATAATATACATTCTGCATGTCCTAGGAAATATTCATTCCACTCCCTCAATGTGTCACCAATTTTACCTCCATTGTCATTAGCTAATGAAATACTCGGGAAGAAGTCAAATACTGCACCAGCATCTCCGCATCACATGGCTTACAACccaatttcatcattgacGCCCAACAGCTCGCCTGAATTCAATAAGGCCAGCTTATCTCAAATAAGTTTCACGAATCCATTGAATTATGGGTCCCATTTAGGAATTTCAACCCATTCACAAGCTCAACTACCATTATTGGACAGGTTATCGACCGTCTCTTTCTCTAAAAGACCGGAGCACTGCCAGCAATCCTTACCATCGTTAAGGCATCTACAATTACTACCTAGTCCTcttcaacaagaaaatgcaGCTCGTTTCCCTGATACATCAAAACGTACGCCTTATTGGAAAACTAATCTCACTCATTGGTGTAAGGATACAAACTATCAAGACTATGTCAAAATACGCGAAGAAGTGGCCCACTTTAAGCCACTGAGTATACCAAACTTGGCACacgaaaataatgataattcAAACAGGGAAGGAAGTTTTCACAGCAAAGAATCAGAGTCAAATAGATCATCCAAGCATCACTCATCATCTGATTATACTTTCGCTCGTACTAAACTGATTCCCTCGATCCTAGAACCAAAAGATCAATTCAAAGATTTATCTAACAACGCATGGAGTATCATTCCCCCTGTTACCCCTCCAATGAGTCCACCAACTAATAGAACTATGGAACGAACATCTTCTAAAGATACAAATATTTcgttttttgaagatcaaCCTAACAACAATGATCCCATATTCAATCCAATAATTAGTGAAAAGTTGGTTCAAGAAGTtaaacaacaaagacaGTTGAAAAGGAACTCATTTCCTACGCCAACTCCCAGTCATAAAAAGACCAACAGTTTTAAAGCCctacaaatgaaaaaattgcttGCCAATAGAGACATTCTTTCGAATAATTCCAAATCCAGTATAAGGAAACCtgcaaagaacaaaatcacTAAACAAGCATCAAATGTTTTCGGTAACACTGCAAGACAATTGGTCATGAAACTAGATAATCCAAGCTACAGCTCTGTGACATCATCTCCATCCCCTTCCACACCGACGAAAAGTGGCAAAGCGAGATCGAGATCATCTTCACCTGTACGCCCCAAAGCACCCACTCAATCCCCAATATCACCCAATTATCACAGATTTGCCCTAGATTCCCCCCCACAAAGCCCTCGAAGATCATCCAACTCGAGCATTACGAAAAAGGGAAGTAGAAGGTCTAGTGGCTCATCGCCCACTCGCCATCATACCAGAGTGTGCGTGTCATGCCATTCTAGTGATTCGCCTTGTTGGAGACCGTCATGGTCGCCAAGAAAGCAAGACCAACTATGTAACTCTTGTGGCTTGCGCTATAAGAAAACACATACGAGATGTTTGAACGATATATGTCGCAAGATCCCCACAAAGGGTGAAATAAACATCATGAAATCTAATGGCATAGACAGAGAATTCGTCCCTGAACGCAACTGTGAAATTGAAGGATACCGCTGCTTATTCTGTAATTACATAACTGAGACTGTGGAGAACTAA